One genomic window of Sulfurovum lithotrophicum includes the following:
- a CDS encoding efflux RND transporter permease subunit: MYKLAINRPIATLMYVVTLVIFGWLSFKSMPAALYPNVDFPMVTIKTIYPGAEASTVESQVTDKIEEAISRIGGVDAITSTSSEGASVVMVKFFLERDINEATNDVRDKVSAVVLPKDAKTPLVSKLDIGGAPVINVFLTAKKDTIKNLMLFADEKVKPSLQKINGVGAINIIGYRDREIKILPNIRMLNKFGITIKELNSIVEHENVKIGGGKLITKTKEFILKTKADALSVEELRNIIIKNDIRLKDVAKVEDTLSDPDSYASYNGVPGVMLEVQKISGTNTLEIVKRVKEALPGLQKMAGDKYGVEILQDTTPFIIHSLKDVEFDLVYGAFLAVIIIFGFLRNFTITVVSALSIPISIMGTIALMNFMGFDLNKMTLIGLTLSIGIIIDDAIVVLENIYKKMEAGMGKFEAAVEGVKEMAFAILAISAMLLAVFIPVANMSGIVGKFFESFAMTVGFAVIISYTVAMTFMPSLSARVLHKGESRFYNITEPFFKAMEKIYDATLRFVLRFKVSTLIVIIAIFVGSLSLFPKIGMDFIPKEDKAEFEIKLRAQPGISLEEMIRESKAIENLVRKDKNVLFTTLSVGYNSVKEKNKALIYVKLVPKSKRSIGQEQIIQNFREQFKPYQKKMYITAAAIPNIKGAGVSVPYQIVLTSDSFKALGVAKNKLIAYLEKKKGFVDVDTNMDEGKPQIDINILRENANRLGISASQIAQAISIAFSSDLEISYFEEKGKQYNITLRFPDSERVSLEDLKKIQLRAANGDLVYLDGLVNFVNTKSIAAIYHYDRQRQVTVYSDLFGLDLGGAVNYTKEGIDKLLPLGVSYKFTGFAEEMVKTNKAFGAALGLSVILMFIILAILYESLIQPVIIMVALPLSIIGVMIALFLSGQHFSLFVMIGFMLLMGMVGKNAVLLVDFANEAVARGKDANAALLEAGEKRLRPILMTTIAMIFAMLPLALSHSLGSETKAPMAIAVIGGLLSSMVLTLLVVPVIYRMINPVDQWLRKWYEGKIEEWKI; this comes from the coding sequence ATGTATAAATTAGCCATAAACAGGCCCATCGCGACACTGATGTATGTTGTTACACTAGTGATCTTCGGATGGCTGAGTTTCAAAAGTATGCCCGCAGCTCTTTACCCCAATGTTGATTTCCCTATGGTTACCATCAAGACCATCTATCCGGGAGCGGAAGCGAGCACGGTTGAGTCGCAGGTAACGGACAAGATCGAAGAGGCCATCTCTCGCATCGGAGGCGTGGATGCCATCACTTCCACCTCTTCGGAGGGTGCTTCAGTCGTTATGGTCAAGTTCTTTTTGGAGCGTGACATCAATGAAGCGACCAATGACGTGCGTGACAAAGTCTCTGCTGTCGTGCTTCCCAAAGATGCCAAAACACCGCTGGTGAGTAAACTTGATATCGGCGGAGCACCGGTGATCAATGTCTTTTTGACCGCCAAAAAAGACACTATCAAGAATCTGATGCTCTTTGCAGATGAGAAGGTCAAGCCCTCCCTGCAGAAGATCAACGGTGTGGGAGCTATCAACATCATCGGGTACCGCGACAGAGAGATCAAGATCCTGCCGAATATCAGGATGCTGAACAAGTTCGGTATCACGATAAAAGAGCTCAACAGTATTGTCGAACATGAAAATGTTAAGATCGGTGGCGGAAAACTGATCACCAAAACCAAAGAGTTTATCCTCAAGACCAAGGCGGACGCCCTGAGCGTTGAGGAGCTCAGAAATATCATTATTAAAAATGACATTCGTCTCAAAGATGTCGCAAAGGTGGAAGATACGCTCAGTGACCCGGACAGTTACGCTTCGTACAACGGGGTCCCCGGTGTGATGCTCGAGGTGCAGAAAATTTCCGGGACCAATACGCTCGAGATCGTAAAGCGTGTCAAAGAGGCGCTCCCGGGGCTTCAGAAAATGGCAGGGGACAAGTATGGTGTAGAGATACTACAGGATACGACGCCGTTCATTATCCACTCCCTCAAAGATGTGGAGTTTGACCTGGTGTACGGTGCATTCCTTGCGGTTATCATCATCTTCGGCTTTTTGCGGAACTTCACTATTACGGTCGTTTCGGCCCTCTCCATTCCCATTTCGATCATGGGTACGATCGCGCTGATGAACTTCATGGGCTTCGACCTGAACAAAATGACGCTGATCGGGCTGACGCTTTCCATCGGTATCATCATCGATGACGCCATTGTCGTATTGGAGAATATTTACAAGAAAATGGAAGCGGGTATGGGCAAGTTCGAAGCAGCGGTCGAAGGGGTCAAGGAGATGGCCTTTGCCATTCTGGCGATCTCGGCAATGCTGCTTGCGGTGTTCATCCCTGTAGCGAACATGAGCGGTATTGTCGGGAAGTTCTTTGAGAGCTTTGCGATGACGGTCGGATTCGCCGTAATTATTTCCTATACCGTTGCTATGACTTTCATGCCGAGCCTGAGTGCCAGGGTGCTGCATAAGGGAGAGAGCCGGTTCTATAATATTACGGAGCCGTTCTTCAAAGCGATGGAAAAGATATATGATGCTACGCTGAGGTTTGTTTTGCGCTTCAAGGTGAGTACCCTGATAGTTATCATTGCGATTTTTGTGGGTTCTCTGAGCCTCTTTCCCAAGATCGGAATGGATTTCATCCCCAAAGAGGACAAGGCGGAATTCGAGATCAAACTGCGTGCGCAGCCGGGAATTTCTCTCGAAGAGATGATCAGAGAGTCCAAAGCCATAGAGAATCTGGTCAGAAAAGACAAAAATGTCCTTTTTACCACGTTGAGCGTCGGGTATAACTCGGTCAAAGAGAAGAACAAGGCACTCATCTATGTCAAACTGGTACCCAAAAGCAAGAGGAGCATCGGCCAGGAGCAGATCATCCAGAATTTCAGGGAGCAGTTCAAACCCTACCAGAAAAAGATGTACATCACTGCGGCGGCCATTCCCAATATCAAAGGGGCGGGGGTATCGGTACCCTACCAGATCGTCCTGACATCCGATTCGTTCAAAGCGCTCGGTGTGGCTAAAAACAAACTGATCGCCTATCTTGAAAAGAAAAAGGGATTTGTCGATGTCGATACGAACATGGATGAGGGGAAACCGCAGATCGATATCAATATTTTAAGAGAGAATGCCAACCGTCTGGGTATCTCCGCATCGCAGATTGCCCAGGCGATCTCCATTGCTTTCTCAAGTGACCTGGAAATTTCCTACTTTGAGGAAAAGGGAAAACAGTACAATATCACACTGCGTTTCCCGGACTCGGAAAGGGTCAGCCTTGAAGACCTCAAGAAGATACAGCTGAGAGCGGCCAACGGAGACCTGGTTTATCTTGATGGGCTGGTCAATTTCGTCAATACCAAGTCGATCGCGGCGATCTACCACTACGACAGGCAGCGGCAGGTAACGGTTTATTCCGATCTGTTCGGGCTTGATCTTGGAGGAGCGGTCAACTATACCAAAGAGGGTATCGACAAACTGCTGCCGCTGGGTGTAAGCTATAAATTCACCGGATTTGCCGAAGAGATGGTCAAGACCAACAAGGCATTCGGCGCGGCGTTGGGACTCTCCGTGATCCTGATGTTCATCATCCTGGCGATCCTGTACGAGTCGCTCATACAGCCGGTCATCATCATGGTGGCGCTGCCGCTGAGTATCATCGGGGTGATGATCGCACTCTTTTTGAGCGGACAGCACTTCTCTTTGTTCGTCATGATCGGTTTCATGCTGCTCATGGGAATGGTCGGCAAGAATGCCGTCCTGCTGGTGGACTTTGCCAACGAGGCTGTGGCCAGAGGAAAAGATGCCAATGCTGCATTGCTGGAAGCGGGTGAAAAGAGACTCCGACCCATCCTGATGACGACGATCGCGATGATCTTCGCCATGCTTCCTCTGGCATTGAGCCACTCTCTGGGAAGTGAAACGAAAGCACCTATGGCGATCGCGGTCATCGGAGGACTTTTGAGTTCGATGGTGCTGACACTTCTGGTCGTGCCGGTAATTTACAGAATGATAAATCCTGTGGATCAGTGGTTGAGGAAATGGTATGAAGGGAAGATAGAAGAGTGGAAAATATAG
- a CDS encoding HlyD family secretion protein: MQIIKKYWIGIVAAILIVIAGVMIYAKLHPKVLPENLVEGTGRIDGDLTNLNTKYPGRVEKITVDDGTVVKKGMIVAILGSKEYESQKAQIEAQISAQKKTLEAKQIELEISRTTIPAGLKKAQEQLKSTQTKLKVLEENIKAQQKVLEQAKRDHKRSVFLYKSKAIDSHAFELSKLKVDTEQDKYDALLLQRDEIEAAISVAQSAVKEAQASQKQILSIESSIEAFKENIKALDASKAQVESIIAELTLRSPIDGYTVEKIANVGEVVGAGMPVATLIDPRSLYLKIFVDTLQNGRIKIGDKAVIFLDAYPNRPIEAKVVNVAQQAEFTPKEVSVRSDRIQRVFAVHLKPLKVDPLLKLGIPAIGVISIDGKGLPRSLDEIPVL, encoded by the coding sequence ATGCAAATCATCAAAAAATACTGGATAGGTATCGTTGCAGCTATACTCATAGTGATTGCGGGGGTGATGATTTATGCAAAACTGCACCCTAAAGTGCTTCCGGAAAATCTTGTAGAGGGTACAGGTCGGATCGACGGTGATCTGACCAACCTCAACACCAAATATCCGGGACGTGTTGAAAAAATAACGGTGGATGACGGTACGGTCGTTAAAAAAGGAATGATCGTCGCCATTCTTGGAAGCAAAGAGTATGAATCGCAGAAAGCACAGATAGAGGCGCAGATCAGCGCGCAGAAAAAAACGCTCGAAGCCAAACAGATCGAACTGGAGATCTCCAGAACGACCATTCCTGCCGGACTGAAAAAGGCGCAGGAGCAGTTGAAGTCGACACAGACGAAGCTGAAAGTCCTTGAAGAGAATATCAAAGCCCAGCAAAAAGTATTGGAACAGGCAAAAAGGGACCATAAGCGCTCCGTGTTTCTCTATAAAAGCAAAGCGATCGATTCCCATGCATTTGAACTTTCAAAACTGAAAGTCGATACGGAACAGGACAAGTATGACGCACTGCTGCTGCAGCGTGATGAGATCGAAGCCGCTATCTCTGTGGCCCAAAGCGCGGTCAAGGAAGCGCAAGCTTCCCAAAAGCAGATACTTTCCATCGAATCTTCCATTGAAGCGTTCAAGGAAAATATCAAAGCATTGGACGCATCGAAGGCTCAGGTAGAATCGATCATTGCTGAATTAACGCTGAGATCCCCTATAGACGGCTATACGGTGGAAAAGATCGCCAATGTCGGTGAAGTGGTGGGTGCAGGAATGCCTGTAGCAACCCTGATAGATCCCCGTTCCCTGTATCTGAAGATCTTTGTGGACACCCTGCAGAACGGCAGGATCAAAATAGGGGACAAAGCGGTGATCTTTCTCGATGCCTACCCGAACAGGCCCATAGAAGCCAAAGTGGTCAATGTCGCACAGCAGGCAGAGTTCACACCCAAAGAAGTGAGCGTACGAAGCGACAGGATACAGCGTGTGTTTGCCGTTCATTTGAAACCATTGAAGGTCGACCCGCTTTTGAAACTGGGTATTCCCGCCATCGGAGTCATCTCCATAGACGGCAAAGGATTACCCAGATCACTCGATGAGATACCGGTGTTATGA
- a CDS encoding DUF2164 domain-containing protein has protein sequence MENIVFSPEQKAHLVHKVKAYFNREFGEEIGQFDAEFLLEFFGREIGPYYYNQGLQDAAGVIEVQTDAMKETLYTMEEPTH, from the coding sequence GTGGAAAATATAGTATTTTCACCTGAACAAAAAGCACATCTTGTCCATAAGGTCAAAGCCTACTTCAATCGTGAGTTCGGAGAGGAGATAGGGCAGTTCGATGCGGAATTCCTTCTGGAATTCTTTGGTAGGGAGATCGGCCCCTATTATTACAACCAGGGCTTGCAGGATGCAGCTGGAGTCATCGAGGTACAGACCGATGCCATGAAAGAAACGCTCTATACGATGGAAGAGCCGACACACTAA
- a CDS encoding efflux RND transporter periplasmic adaptor subunit yields the protein MPSLKRILLSLMLLALSLQAEEIYATFNVEAAQHADLAFTTTGTVEKVNVDVASVVKKEDILAELDNSDLKAALDISTIAMKYAKRDYERQVKVKKLVDASRFDTYAFKYEHSKAQVAYQQALLDKTQLKAPFDGVIYEKSVEVGDVVSGAMIRTVMKIQSLKKRKLVLAVDQKYWKVLKPGLTFRYSVDGDNTVYTGKISKVYPYANDANRKIKAEIEAEGFTPGLFGDGYILLPDAK from the coding sequence ATGCCGAGTCTTAAAAGAATACTACTGAGTTTGATGCTGTTGGCACTGAGCCTTCAGGCAGAAGAGATCTATGCGACATTCAATGTGGAGGCTGCACAGCATGCGGACCTGGCGTTCACTACCACCGGAACGGTGGAAAAGGTGAATGTCGATGTGGCTTCGGTGGTTAAAAAAGAAGATATTCTCGCCGAGCTGGATAATTCAGACCTCAAAGCGGCACTAGATATTTCAACGATCGCGATGAAGTATGCCAAAAGAGACTATGAACGACAGGTAAAGGTCAAGAAATTGGTCGATGCCTCAAGATTCGATACATACGCATTTAAGTACGAGCACAGTAAAGCACAGGTGGCATACCAACAGGCCCTGCTGGACAAGACGCAGCTCAAAGCGCCTTTTGACGGTGTGATCTATGAAAAAAGCGTGGAAGTGGGAGATGTGGTCTCCGGCGCCATGATACGAACCGTGATGAAGATACAAAGCCTGAAAAAAAGAAAACTGGTACTTGCCGTTGACCAGAAATACTGGAAAGTGCTCAAACCCGGCCTGACGTTCAGGTACAGCGTAGACGGGGACAACACTGTGTATACCGGAAAGATCAGCAAGGTCTATCCCTATGCGAACGATGCCAACAGAAAAATAAAAGCGGAGATAGAAGCGGAAGGCTTTACACCAGGACTTTTTGGGGACGGGTATATTCTTCTTCCCGATGCGAAGTAG
- a CDS encoding MFS transporter produces MKNIDKNVVMLGWVSFFTDMASAMINPILPIFVVVVLHQGMDKLGIIVAIATFVSYALRLLSGYISDWYGIVKPLVVGGYALSALSKPLIGFSHGYKSVAALKAFERLGKGMRSAPKDLMISSYSKANASGKTFGFHKTMDIAGELSGTLILFGLLWYFGQSETVIRTVFYATLIPGIIGLIIVAFFVRDIPKSVIPSKQTFMLTKRDKQTIVSLLFYFLFLLFVFSDAFFTMQAKEVGIATALIPLLFVVSTATQTLTSYTFGIFIDRIGAKHVLLFAYVCGVAAQGLLYLHDPIFTWVAYAFLGLFTVASLNANRAFISEHADNRGSVYGVFYAGVALFGAVGAYISGMIWEHFGMQSSLLFSLAGTSLLMLLFTVRYYGRS; encoded by the coding sequence ATGAAAAATATCGACAAAAATGTGGTAATGCTGGGGTGGGTAAGTTTCTTTACCGATATGGCGTCTGCGATGATCAATCCCATCCTGCCTATTTTTGTCGTGGTTGTACTGCATCAAGGAATGGACAAACTGGGGATCATCGTTGCCATCGCCACTTTTGTCTCCTATGCGCTTCGTCTGCTCTCGGGATACATTTCCGACTGGTACGGCATTGTCAAGCCTCTAGTCGTCGGAGGGTATGCACTTTCGGCACTGAGCAAGCCGCTGATAGGCTTCAGTCATGGCTATAAAAGCGTGGCGGCGCTCAAAGCGTTCGAGCGTTTGGGTAAAGGAATGCGTTCTGCCCCCAAGGATCTTATGATCTCAAGCTACAGCAAAGCCAATGCTTCGGGAAAAACATTTGGATTTCATAAAACAATGGACATTGCCGGAGAACTCAGCGGTACACTGATCCTTTTTGGGCTGCTATGGTATTTCGGCCAAAGTGAAACAGTGATACGGACTGTTTTTTATGCAACACTGATACCCGGAATCATAGGGTTGATCATCGTTGCCTTCTTTGTACGGGATATTCCCAAGTCGGTGATACCTTCGAAGCAGACATTTATGTTGACGAAGAGAGACAAGCAGACCATTGTCTCTCTGCTCTTCTATTTTCTTTTTCTCTTATTTGTTTTCAGCGATGCCTTTTTTACGATGCAGGCAAAAGAGGTGGGTATCGCCACTGCCCTTATTCCTCTCCTTTTTGTCGTTTCCACCGCCACCCAGACATTGACAAGCTATACGTTCGGTATATTCATCGACAGGATAGGCGCCAAACATGTTTTACTGTTCGCCTATGTCTGCGGTGTAGCTGCACAGGGCCTTTTGTACCTTCATGATCCGATCTTCACTTGGGTCGCTTATGCCTTTCTCGGCCTTTTTACAGTTGCTTCACTCAATGCCAACCGGGCTTTCATTTCAGAACATGCGGATAACAGAGGTTCAGTCTACGGTGTCTTTTATGCCGGGGTGGCACTGTTCGGTGCGGTCGGGGCCTATATCAGCGGTATGATATGGGAACATTTCGGTATGCAGAGTTCTTTGCTCTTTTCTCTGGCAGGAACGTCACTGCTTATGTTACTGTTTACGGTGAGATATTATGGCCGATCTTGA
- a CDS encoding ATP-binding cassette domain-containing protein — MADLEVRNVEVSYKKQVGIKSASLQANAGEIIGFIGADGAGKSSLMHAVAGVLRFEGEISYFEQVYHSPKEAEKIKPYIGLMPQGIGLVLYETLTVGEHLSFFANIRNLRQDASYKTYRQKLLHMAGLSDFTNRQAGKLSGGMMQKLSLICTLLHRPKLLILDEPTTGVDPLSRLELWEILDNIRKEEGTIVLVSTAYMQEAAKMDRVLLFDEGEIIARGTVPELIDSVREYTFEEGGCPEKENAQSDCFTFDKRSYSLDVLSSSHAEPTLEALFFVNALRKKRALPKIEIDAREGETKIPETVMEVKGLTKRFGDFTANDHIDMRLGGGEIVGLLGANGAGKTTFMKMLLGLYPIDEGELTLLGKSIRSSDDRQVLKAKIGYVSQHFALYKDMTVRENLIYFANMHRIPVSTAIKRINRYARELGFDAYMEHLPGELPLGINQRFSVAAALLHEPVILFLDEPTSGVDTIARAQFWEMLHRLKISWGISILITTHYMSEAEYCDRVVLMRQGRKIADDTVKALYAKHPEARNFEDIFLSYYRSES, encoded by the coding sequence ATGGCCGATCTTGAAGTCAGAAATGTAGAGGTCTCCTACAAAAAACAGGTCGGGATCAAATCAGCATCTCTTCAGGCCAATGCCGGAGAGATTATCGGATTTATCGGTGCGGACGGTGCAGGGAAGAGTTCATTGATGCATGCTGTTGCCGGTGTGCTCCGCTTTGAAGGGGAGATCAGCTATTTTGAACAGGTGTACCATTCACCCAAAGAGGCGGAGAAGATCAAACCGTATATAGGACTGATGCCGCAGGGGATTGGTCTGGTACTTTACGAGACACTTACGGTAGGAGAACATTTATCGTTCTTTGCGAATATTCGCAATCTCAGACAGGATGCTTCGTACAAAACCTATCGGCAGAAGCTTCTGCATATGGCGGGTCTTTCGGATTTTACCAATCGTCAGGCAGGCAAGCTCAGCGGCGGAATGATGCAGAAACTCTCGCTTATCTGTACCCTTCTGCACCGACCCAAACTGCTGATACTCGATGAACCCACCACCGGGGTCGATCCGCTCAGCCGTCTGGAACTGTGGGAGATCCTCGATAATATACGCAAAGAAGAAGGGACGATCGTACTGGTCAGTACGGCCTATATGCAGGAAGCAGCCAAAATGGACCGGGTACTGCTTTTTGACGAAGGTGAGATCATTGCCAGGGGAACGGTACCGGAGCTCATAGATTCTGTAAGGGAGTATACCTTTGAAGAGGGAGGCTGTCCTGAAAAAGAAAATGCCCAGAGTGACTGCTTTACCTTTGACAAACGTAGCTACAGTCTCGACGTTCTCTCCTCTTCCCATGCCGAACCGACACTCGAAGCGCTCTTTTTTGTCAATGCACTCAGGAAAAAACGTGCATTACCAAAGATAGAGATAGATGCACGTGAAGGTGAAACGAAGATACCCGAAACTGTGATGGAAGTGAAGGGACTGACAAAGCGTTTCGGTGACTTTACCGCGAACGATCATATCGATATGAGACTGGGAGGCGGAGAGATCGTGGGGCTTCTGGGAGCAAACGGTGCAGGCAAGACCACCTTTATGAAGATGCTGCTGGGGCTTTATCCTATTGATGAAGGTGAACTTACGCTACTGGGAAAAAGTATCCGAAGCAGTGATGACCGCCAGGTGCTCAAGGCGAAGATAGGCTATGTCAGCCAGCATTTTGCCCTCTATAAAGATATGACGGTACGGGAGAATCTGATCTATTTTGCCAATATGCACCGTATCCCTGTCTCTACAGCGATCAAACGTATCAACCGCTATGCGCGGGAGCTTGGTTTCGATGCGTATATGGAGCATTTGCCCGGTGAACTGCCGCTGGGGATCAATCAGAGATTTTCAGTAGCAGCGGCACTGCTTCATGAACCGGTCATTCTCTTTCTCGATGAACCGACCTCGGGAGTCGATACGATCGCCAGAGCGCAGTTTTGGGAGATGCTGCACCGGCTCAAGATATCATGGGGAATCTCCATCCTGATCACGACACACTATATGAGTGAGGCGGAGTATTGCGACCGGGTCGTTCTGATGCGCCAGGGCAGGAAGATCGCAGATGATACGGTCAAAGCACTCTACGCCAAACATCCCGAAGCCCGGAACTTTGAAGATATCTTTCTGAGCTACTACAGGAGCGAATCATGA
- a CDS encoding TetR/AcrR family transcriptional regulator, which yields MAIIVNKEEKRRNIALSCRELLLKHGIGELTISQIAKTAGVGKGTIYEYFENKEDIVFEIIRTFIIEHEKRLSEVSRSDLSTREKLFHFFYLLFENEIARKHLNIYKEFLAISLMQETKEMLSFSETCREDFINILNNILEAGVRSGELNAQMSASASSLMLFATGLVVDSRLKSLDVKEEIDRLLNMIIKENQ from the coding sequence ATGGCAATTATAGTCAATAAAGAAGAAAAACGCAGAAACATAGCGCTCTCCTGCCGGGAATTGCTTCTGAAGCACGGCATTGGCGAGCTGACCATTTCACAGATCGCCAAAACTGCCGGTGTGGGCAAGGGAACGATCTACGAGTATTTTGAGAACAAGGAAGATATCGTTTTTGAGATCATCCGGACGTTTATCATTGAGCATGAAAAGAGACTTAGTGAGGTTAGCCGGTCAGATTTGTCTACTAGAGAAAAGCTGTTTCATTTTTTCTATCTGCTGTTCGAAAATGAAATAGCACGTAAACATCTGAATATCTACAAAGAGTTTCTTGCTATTTCACTGATGCAGGAAACGAAAGAGATGCTCTCCTTCAGTGAAACATGCAGGGAAGATTTCATCAATATCTTGAACAATATCCTTGAGGCAGGGGTACGTTCAGGAGAATTGAATGCCCAAATGTCTGCTTCAGCAAGCTCACTGATGCTTTTTGCAACAGGATTGGTCGTAGATTCACGTTTGAAAAGCCTGGATGTGAAAGAGGAGATCGATCGTTTGCTAAATATGATTATCAAGGAGAACCAATGA
- a CDS encoding TolC family protein produces MKVLLLLCLPLFVLAQSYGLKNFIESAGKTNGMIQAKKLTIKSKEQEVEAAKSAYWPTVDVGADYSFQSPKYIVSPGETGNAFISANLNLYDGGRKDALLRSKGFEHKASLFEKTAFEKSITLEIARHYYGIQSLKATLHALQERAKELKAQIERVKKFKLTGLATQEEVDKLQSVYEGNQYTIENTKLAIETSEENLKLISGLPAWHLRRNYFLEPKNVHFEWFETIKILQANANAIGENAKAIDAGYMPQVNLSDTYHKSHFDDLVPMPGGGGEAFLIDHQNKVGVSVNMRLFDMGKMSKESEAVKYQKLALLSRLDQAKKEQRMNFNLARQTLRTTREKMKSAKSALKAAASTYKVLKQKFEVGLVDDIAYLDALAAKTLAESRYKESVYDYEVKKSIYYYYAGKDPKEFIR; encoded by the coding sequence ATGAAAGTATTACTGCTGTTATGCCTGCCGCTGTTTGTGCTGGCACAGAGTTACGGTTTGAAGAACTTTATTGAGAGTGCAGGTAAGACCAACGGAATGATCCAGGCTAAAAAGTTGACTATCAAATCAAAAGAGCAGGAGGTGGAAGCAGCAAAAAGTGCCTACTGGCCGACGGTGGATGTTGGGGCTGACTACAGTTTTCAGTCACCCAAATATATCGTCAGTCCGGGAGAGACAGGCAATGCTTTTATTTCTGCGAATCTGAATCTTTATGATGGCGGCAGGAAAGATGCCTTGTTGCGAAGCAAGGGTTTTGAACATAAAGCTTCCCTGTTCGAAAAAACCGCGTTTGAAAAGAGCATTACCCTTGAAATAGCACGTCATTACTATGGCATTCAAAGTCTCAAAGCAACACTACATGCCCTACAGGAGCGTGCCAAAGAACTCAAGGCACAGATAGAGCGTGTCAAAAAGTTCAAACTGACAGGCCTGGCGACACAGGAAGAGGTCGACAAGCTTCAGTCTGTCTATGAGGGGAATCAGTATACTATTGAAAATACGAAACTGGCCATTGAGACCAGTGAAGAGAACCTGAAGCTGATCAGCGGACTGCCGGCGTGGCATTTGAGACGCAATTATTTTCTGGAACCTAAAAATGTGCATTTTGAGTGGTTCGAGACGATCAAGATCCTTCAGGCAAATGCCAATGCCATAGGCGAAAATGCCAAAGCGATCGATGCGGGCTATATGCCGCAGGTCAATCTTTCCGATACGTATCACAAATCACATTTTGACGATCTTGTCCCTATGCCGGGCGGCGGCGGGGAAGCCTTTTTGATCGACCACCAGAATAAAGTGGGGGTTTCTGTGAATATGAGACTGTTTGATATGGGGAAAATGAGCAAGGAGAGTGAAGCGGTGAAGTACCAGAAACTGGCACTGCTTTCACGGCTGGATCAGGCAAAAAAAGAGCAGCGTATGAACTTCAACCTTGCCAGACAGACCCTACGTACAACCAGAGAGAAGATGAAGAGTGCCAAAAGTGCACTCAAGGCAGCGGCAAGTACCTACAAAGTGCTCAAACAGAAATTTGAAGTGGGGTTGGTAGACGACATTGCCTACCTTGACGCGCTTGCAGCCAAAACACTGGCAGAGTCACGATACAAAGAATCGGTGTACGATTACGAAGTGAAGAAATCGATCTATTACTATTATGCGGGGAAAGACCCCAAGGAGTTCATACGATGA